The following are encoded in a window of Vespa crabro chromosome 2, iyVesCrab1.2, whole genome shotgun sequence genomic DNA:
- the LOC124421853 gene encoding THO complex subunit 2 isoform X1 — protein sequence MAGKVWNSEIWKTWDKHGKNDFLKLIKHLFKEGNAAEWRRGLYELISNGIHGNIKKDNVIATLSEVTNIDWAIPSAIVDIFTLIDAEVHTEDRNNFYYIVKESEKVLTDRIIKERLEIETLQDVGTLKNRSFQTKFIKVKTKLYYKQRKFNLFREESEGYSKLIVELNQERPESEVASTLEIVKSLIGYFNLDPNRVLDILLETFENRSEADAFFISLIRSYMSDQQVLCEVLGFKYSSTISATPFSLQKLTALMLQHSVIQLDDMLPWLVPDDETIIKEHEQAMKQAKEYVRKLSIISTKDKEEVPEEKENPQAKYASNQKFGLCEALLEIGAWEVTQALFSRLPEHCFTDQRPIALALCKMIQALIEPVYRKYCIISPKLQGRKVPPLKNSLAPKPICSLEEIHDQLLPMLIVLGPNLHHDPILLYKVMRLCHAAIKQCPLDANKQPVDKNSILYYDVLTILDVALLPSLSFMDCNCCVAEELWNILKYYPYQNRYCLYARWKNDTPLQHAALLRKRADAQKKIKSIMKRVSKETIKPVGRSIGKLTHSSPGVLFDYVLIQIQLYDNLIGPVVDSLKYLTNISYDVLGYCLVEALAGADRDRFKHDGTSISLWLQSLASFCGAIFKKYNIELTGLLQYVANQLKAQKSLDLLILKEIVQKMAGIEAAEEMTADQLDAMAGGDLLKNEAGYFSQVRNTKKSSQRLKEALAEHDLAVALCLLMAQQKHCVVYRETDKSHLKLVGKLYDQCQDTLVQFGTFLGSTMTVDEYVERLPSIHSMLQDNHIHADVAFFLARPMFAHAINIKYDFLRKADPNYKKMSSAIKQAKYAEAAQAVMAPVAQSVRPLHPLKVWEDISPQFLVTFWSLSMYDLYVPVESYQREINKLKQLAIQAADSKDMNASKGKKEQERYTTLIEKLQDERRKQEEHVEKVFAYLRQEKDSWFLSRSAKSAKNETITQFLQLCLFPRCTFTTVDAMYCAKFVHTIHSLKTANFSTLLCYDRLFCDITYSVTSCTENEANRYGRFLCAMLETVMRWHSERAIFDKECSNYPGFVTKFRVSNQFSEANDMVGFENYRHVCHKWHYKITKAIVVCLDSKDYVQIRNSLIILIKILPHFPVLSKLSQILERKVDKVKEEERGQRQDLHILATSYSGQLKARTPCMIRESDFHHVGDKAGKTQDASNSDTVDKVSNGITSKEISNGDTRTEKENKDQREKRNTMNQAHHSESSEKLRKKEENKDGADGKEKHTKKEESKEDDGIDKKDRKYYKEEHYYSGGVDNLDRDLSSVSNSSASSGPTPDGTDRVSDAKRRKLESIPKQEGRRTEGNLEKKERSSKTKIRDEQKELRREKKLGRKRDRAEESVVTIEQKRRKDDERAKGVHQNGDVAEHREKHHYSKEKSPYTKERTHEREGRENRDKHRRSSDPKRR from the exons ATGGCTGGTAAAGTGTGGAATTCAGAAATATGGAAAACATGGGATAAACATGGAAAAAATGATTT CCTCAAGCTAATCAAGCACTTATTTAAGGAAGGCAACGCAGCAG AATGGAGAAGAGGATTGtacgaattaatttcaaatggaATCcatggaaatataaaaaaggataatgttattgctacatTAAGTGAAGTTACt AATATTGATTGGGCAATACCATCGGCAATAGTAGACATATTTACTTTAATCGATGCTGAAGTTCACACTGAAgacagaaataatttttattacattgtaAAAGAATCTGAGAAG gTATTAACAgacagaataataaaagaacgtTTAGAAATTGAAACATTACAAGATGTAGgaacattaaaaaatagaagttttcaaacaaaatttattaaagtaaaaacgaaattata TTACAAACaacgaaaatttaatttatttcgagaAGAAAGCGAAGGCTATTCAAAACTTATTGTAGAATTAAATCAAGAACGTCCGGAAAGTGAAGTAGCATCAACATtagaaatcgtgaaatctctgattg GATATTTCAACCTTGATCCTAATCGTGtacttgatattttattagaaacttTTGAAAATCGATCAGAAGCCGATGcgttttttatatctttaattcGTTCATATATGAGCGATCAGCAAGTACTTTGTGAAGTTTTAGGATTTAAATATAGCTCTACTATCAGTGCAACTCCATTTTCCTTGCAAAAACTTACTGCGCTCATGCTTCAACATTCTGTAATACAATTGGATGATATGCTTCCTTGGCTAGTGCCAGATGATGAGACTATTATTAAAGAGCACGAACAAGCAATGAAACAGGCTAAAGAATACGTTCGTAAGTTAAGTATAATTTCAactaaagataaagaagaggtgccagaagaaaaagagaatccaCAG GCTAAATACGCAAGTAATCAAAAATTTGGTTTATGTGAAGCATTGTTAGAAATAGGAGCTTGGGAAGTAACACAAGCTCTTTTTAGTCGATTACCGGAACATTGTTTTACAGATCAACGTCCTATTGCATTAGCCCTATGTAAAATGATTCAAGCTCTCATAGAGCCTGTTTATCGAAA ATATTGCATAATATCACCTAAATTACAAGGTCGAAAAGTCCCTCcattaaaaaattctcttgCACCAAAACCAATATGTAGTTTAGAAGAAATACATGACCAATTATTACCCATGTTAATAGTTCTTGGTCCTAACTTACATCATGATCCGATTTTGTTATACAAAGTTATGAGATTATGTCATGCTGCTATCAAACAATGTCCATTAGATGCAAACAAGCAACCAGTTGACAAGAACAgtattctttattatgatgTATTAACAATACTTGATGTAGCCTTGTTACCCTCATTGTCTTTTATGGATTGTAATTGTTGTGTGGCAGAAGAATTatggaatattttaaaatactaTCCATATcaaaatcgttattgtttatatgcaAGATGGAAAAATGATACTCCTCTTCAACATGCAGCTCTTCTCAGAAAACGAGCAGATGCtcagaaaaagattaaatcaATCATGAAAAGAGTTAGCAAAGAAACAATTAAACCTGTTGGAAGATCAATTGGTAAATTAACACATTCTTCTCCTGGGGTATTGTTTGATTATGTTCTTATACAGATTCAGTTGTACGATAATCTCATag GACCAGTTGTAGactcattaaaatatttaacgaacaTTTCTTATGATGTACTTGGATATTGTCTTGTGGAAGCATTAGCTGGAGCTGATAGAGATAGATTTAAACATGATGGAACCAGTATATCTTTATGGTTACAATCTCTTGCATCATTTTGTGGagctatttttaaaaaatataatatagaactTACAGGTCTATTACAATATGTAGCGAATCAACTTAAAGCACAAAAaag tttagatttattaatattaaaagaaatagtacAAAAGATGGCAGGCATCGAAGCTGCTGAAGAAATGACAGCAGATCAACTAGATGCCATGGCTGGAGgagatttattgaaaaatgag GCCGGATATTTTAGTCAGGTTCGTAACACAAAAAAATCATCACAGCGCCTCAAAGAGGCTCTTGCTGAACATGATCTAGCTGTAGCTCTTTGTCTATTAATGGCACAACAAAAACATTGTGTTGTATACAGAGAAACAGATAAATCTCACCTCAAACTTGTTG gaaAATTATACGACCAATGTCAGGATACATTGGTACAATTTGGTACTTTTCTGGGTTCTACAATGACAGTCGATGAATATGTAGAAAGATTACCATCTATACATTCTATGCTGCAGGACAATCACATACATGCAGATGTTGCATTTTTTCTTGCACGACCAATGTTTGCACATGCCATTAAT ATCAAATATGATTTTCTCCGCAAAGCTGATCCAAATTACAAGAAAATGTCTAGTGCTATAAAACAAGCTAAATATGCAGAAGCTGCACAAGCTGTAATGGCACCAGTTGCTCAATCCGTTAGACCTTTACATCCATTAAAAGTATGGGAAGATATCTCACCACAATTTCTAGTTACATTTTGGTCATTGTCTATGTACGATCTTTATGTTCCTGTCGAAAGTtatcaaagagaaattaataaattaaagcaACTTGCTATTCAAGCTGCAGATTCCAAAGATATG AATGCTAgcaaggggaaaaaagaacaagaaagataTACTACTTTAATAGAGAAACTAcaagatgaaagaagaaagcaaGAAGAACATGTTGAGAAAGTATTTGCATATCTTAG acaAGAGAAAGATTCCTGGTTTTTATCTCGAAGTGCAAAATCcgcaaaaaatgaaacaataacACAGTTTCTTCAATTATGTTTATTCCCTAGATGTACATTTACAACAGTAGATGCTATGTACTGTGCAAAATTTGTACACACCATTCATTCATTAAAGACTGCAAATTTTTCAACGCTTCTTTGTTATGACAGG CTTTTTTGTGATATAACATATTCAGTCACTTCATGTACAGAAAATGAAGCAAACCGTTATGGTAGATTTTTATGTGCTATGTTGGAGACAGTAATGAGGTGGCATTCTGAAAGGGCTATATTTGATAAG GAATGTAGTAATTATCCAGGATTCGTTACTAAATTTCGTGTGAGCAATCAATTTTCTGAAGCAAATGATATGGTTGGTTTTGAAAATTATAGGCATGTATGCCATAAATGGCATTACAAAATTACAAAg gCCATTGTGGTTTGTTTAGACTCTAAAGATTATGTGCAAATaagaaattcattaataatattaattaaaatattgccACATTTTCCTGTATTATCAAAACTTTCACAAATTTTGGAGCGTAAAGTtgataaagtaaaagaagaagaacgtggCCAACGTCAAGATTTACATATCCTAGCAACATCGTATAGCGGCCAATTAAAAGCTAGAACACCCTGTATGATACGCGAATCAGATTTTCATCATGTTGGCGATAAG GCGGGAAAAACACAGGATGCATCAAATAGTGACACAGTAGATAAAGTTAGTAATGGTATTACATCTAAAGAGATAAGTAATGGTGATACtagaacagaaaaagaaaacaaagatcaAAGGGAAAAACGTAATACAATGAACCAAGCACATCA CAGCGAAAGTTCTGAGAAACTTcggaaaaaggaggaaaataaAGACGGTGCagacggaaaagaaaaacatactaaaaaagaagaatcaaaaGAAGACGATGGCATTGACAAAAAAGATCGCAAATATTATAAG GAAGAACATTACTATAGCGGTGGTGTGGATAATTTAGATAGAGATCTTTCTAGTGTATCAAATAGTAGTGCCAGTTCAGGACCAACACCAGATGGAACAGATAGAG TTTCAGATgccaaaagaagaaaacttgAAAGTATTCCAAAg CAGGAAGGTAGGAGAACAGAGGGTAatcttgaaaaaaaggaacgttctagcaaaacaaaaatacgagatgaacaaaaagaacttcgcagagaaaaaaaattaggacGAAAGAgg GATCGAGCAGAAGAATCTGTGGTAACGATTGaacaaaaacgaagaaaagatgaTGAAAGAG CCAAAGGAGTACATCAAAATGGAGATGTAGCAGAACACAGAGAAAAACATCATTATAGCAAG GAAAAATCTCCATATACAAAGGAACGTACGCATGAACGCGAAGGACGAGAGAACAGAGACAAACA TAGGAGGAGTTCAGATCCCAAACGAAGATGA
- the LOC124421853 gene encoding THO complex subunit 2 isoform X6, with protein MAGKVWNSEIWKTWDKHGKNDFLKLIKHLFKEGNAAEWRRGLYELISNGIHGNIKKDNVIATLSEVTNIDWAIPSAIVDIFTLIDAEVHTEDRNNFYYIVKESEKVLTDRIIKERLEIETLQDVGTLKNRSFQTKFIKVKTKLYYKQRKFNLFREESEGYSKLIVELNQERPESEVASTLEIVKSLIGYFNLDPNRVLDILLETFENRSEADAFFISLIRSYMSDQQVLCEVLGFKYSSTISATPFSLQKLTALMLQHSVIQLDDMLPWLVPDDETIIKEHEQAMKQAKEYVRKLSIISTKDKEEVPEEKENPQAKYASNQKFGLCEALLEIGAWEVTQALFSRLPEHCFTDQRPIALALCKMIQALIEPVYRKYCIISPKLQGRKVPPLKNSLAPKPICSLEEIHDQLLPMLIVLGPNLHHDPILLYKVMRLCHAAIKQCPLDANKQPVDKNSILYYDVLTILDVALLPSLSFMDCNCCVAEELWNILKYYPYQNRYCLYARWKNDTPLQHAALLRKRADAQKKIKSIMKRVSKETIKPVGRSIGKLTHSSPGVLFDYVLIQIQLYDNLIGPVVDSLKYLTNISYDVLGYCLVEALAGADRDRFKHDGTSISLWLQSLASFCGAIFKKYNIELTGLLQYVANQLKAQKSLDLLILKEIVQKMAGIEAAEEMTADQLDAMAGGDLLKNEAGYFSQVRNTKKSSQRLKEALAEHDLAVALCLLMAQQKHCVVYRETDKSHLKLVGKLYDQCQDTLVQFGTFLGSTMTVDEYVERLPSIHSMLQDNHIHADVAFFLARPMFAHAINIKYDFLRKADPNYKKMSSAIKQAKYAEAAQAVMAPVAQSVRPLHPLKVWEDISPQFLVTFWSLSMYDLYVPVESYQREINKLKQLAIQAADSKDMNASKGKKEQERYTTLIEKLQDERRKQEEHVEKVFAYLRQEKDSWFLSRSAKSAKNETITQFLQLCLFPRCTFTTVDAMYCAKFVHTIHSLKTANFSTLLCYDRLFCDITYSVTSCTENEANRYGRFLCAMLETVMRWHSERAIFDKECSNYPGFVTKFRVSNQFSEANDMVGFENYRHVCHKWHYKITKAIVVCLDSKDYVQIRNSLIILIKILPHFPVLSKLSQILERKVDKVKEEERGQRQDLHILATSYSGQLKARTPCMIRESDFHHVGDKAGKTQDASNSDTVDKVSNGITSKEISNGDTRTEKENKDQREKRNTMNQAHHSESSEKLRKKEENKDGADGKEKHTKKEESKEDDGIDKKDRKYYKEEHYYSGGVDNLDRDLSSVSNSSASSGPTPDGTDRDAKRRKLESIPKEGRRTEGNLEKKERSSKTKIRDEQKELRREKKLGRKRDRAEESVVTIEQKRRKDDERAKGVHQNGDVAEHREKHHYSKEKSPYTKERTHEREGRENRDKHRRSSDPKRR; from the exons ATGGCTGGTAAAGTGTGGAATTCAGAAATATGGAAAACATGGGATAAACATGGAAAAAATGATTT CCTCAAGCTAATCAAGCACTTATTTAAGGAAGGCAACGCAGCAG AATGGAGAAGAGGATTGtacgaattaatttcaaatggaATCcatggaaatataaaaaaggataatgttattgctacatTAAGTGAAGTTACt AATATTGATTGGGCAATACCATCGGCAATAGTAGACATATTTACTTTAATCGATGCTGAAGTTCACACTGAAgacagaaataatttttattacattgtaAAAGAATCTGAGAAG gTATTAACAgacagaataataaaagaacgtTTAGAAATTGAAACATTACAAGATGTAGgaacattaaaaaatagaagttttcaaacaaaatttattaaagtaaaaacgaaattata TTACAAACaacgaaaatttaatttatttcgagaAGAAAGCGAAGGCTATTCAAAACTTATTGTAGAATTAAATCAAGAACGTCCGGAAAGTGAAGTAGCATCAACATtagaaatcgtgaaatctctgattg GATATTTCAACCTTGATCCTAATCGTGtacttgatattttattagaaacttTTGAAAATCGATCAGAAGCCGATGcgttttttatatctttaattcGTTCATATATGAGCGATCAGCAAGTACTTTGTGAAGTTTTAGGATTTAAATATAGCTCTACTATCAGTGCAACTCCATTTTCCTTGCAAAAACTTACTGCGCTCATGCTTCAACATTCTGTAATACAATTGGATGATATGCTTCCTTGGCTAGTGCCAGATGATGAGACTATTATTAAAGAGCACGAACAAGCAATGAAACAGGCTAAAGAATACGTTCGTAAGTTAAGTATAATTTCAactaaagataaagaagaggtgccagaagaaaaagagaatccaCAG GCTAAATACGCAAGTAATCAAAAATTTGGTTTATGTGAAGCATTGTTAGAAATAGGAGCTTGGGAAGTAACACAAGCTCTTTTTAGTCGATTACCGGAACATTGTTTTACAGATCAACGTCCTATTGCATTAGCCCTATGTAAAATGATTCAAGCTCTCATAGAGCCTGTTTATCGAAA ATATTGCATAATATCACCTAAATTACAAGGTCGAAAAGTCCCTCcattaaaaaattctcttgCACCAAAACCAATATGTAGTTTAGAAGAAATACATGACCAATTATTACCCATGTTAATAGTTCTTGGTCCTAACTTACATCATGATCCGATTTTGTTATACAAAGTTATGAGATTATGTCATGCTGCTATCAAACAATGTCCATTAGATGCAAACAAGCAACCAGTTGACAAGAACAgtattctttattatgatgTATTAACAATACTTGATGTAGCCTTGTTACCCTCATTGTCTTTTATGGATTGTAATTGTTGTGTGGCAGAAGAATTatggaatattttaaaatactaTCCATATcaaaatcgttattgtttatatgcaAGATGGAAAAATGATACTCCTCTTCAACATGCAGCTCTTCTCAGAAAACGAGCAGATGCtcagaaaaagattaaatcaATCATGAAAAGAGTTAGCAAAGAAACAATTAAACCTGTTGGAAGATCAATTGGTAAATTAACACATTCTTCTCCTGGGGTATTGTTTGATTATGTTCTTATACAGATTCAGTTGTACGATAATCTCATag GACCAGTTGTAGactcattaaaatatttaacgaacaTTTCTTATGATGTACTTGGATATTGTCTTGTGGAAGCATTAGCTGGAGCTGATAGAGATAGATTTAAACATGATGGAACCAGTATATCTTTATGGTTACAATCTCTTGCATCATTTTGTGGagctatttttaaaaaatataatatagaactTACAGGTCTATTACAATATGTAGCGAATCAACTTAAAGCACAAAAaag tttagatttattaatattaaaagaaatagtacAAAAGATGGCAGGCATCGAAGCTGCTGAAGAAATGACAGCAGATCAACTAGATGCCATGGCTGGAGgagatttattgaaaaatgag GCCGGATATTTTAGTCAGGTTCGTAACACAAAAAAATCATCACAGCGCCTCAAAGAGGCTCTTGCTGAACATGATCTAGCTGTAGCTCTTTGTCTATTAATGGCACAACAAAAACATTGTGTTGTATACAGAGAAACAGATAAATCTCACCTCAAACTTGTTG gaaAATTATACGACCAATGTCAGGATACATTGGTACAATTTGGTACTTTTCTGGGTTCTACAATGACAGTCGATGAATATGTAGAAAGATTACCATCTATACATTCTATGCTGCAGGACAATCACATACATGCAGATGTTGCATTTTTTCTTGCACGACCAATGTTTGCACATGCCATTAAT ATCAAATATGATTTTCTCCGCAAAGCTGATCCAAATTACAAGAAAATGTCTAGTGCTATAAAACAAGCTAAATATGCAGAAGCTGCACAAGCTGTAATGGCACCAGTTGCTCAATCCGTTAGACCTTTACATCCATTAAAAGTATGGGAAGATATCTCACCACAATTTCTAGTTACATTTTGGTCATTGTCTATGTACGATCTTTATGTTCCTGTCGAAAGTtatcaaagagaaattaataaattaaagcaACTTGCTATTCAAGCTGCAGATTCCAAAGATATG AATGCTAgcaaggggaaaaaagaacaagaaagataTACTACTTTAATAGAGAAACTAcaagatgaaagaagaaagcaaGAAGAACATGTTGAGAAAGTATTTGCATATCTTAG acaAGAGAAAGATTCCTGGTTTTTATCTCGAAGTGCAAAATCcgcaaaaaatgaaacaataacACAGTTTCTTCAATTATGTTTATTCCCTAGATGTACATTTACAACAGTAGATGCTATGTACTGTGCAAAATTTGTACACACCATTCATTCATTAAAGACTGCAAATTTTTCAACGCTTCTTTGTTATGACAGG CTTTTTTGTGATATAACATATTCAGTCACTTCATGTACAGAAAATGAAGCAAACCGTTATGGTAGATTTTTATGTGCTATGTTGGAGACAGTAATGAGGTGGCATTCTGAAAGGGCTATATTTGATAAG GAATGTAGTAATTATCCAGGATTCGTTACTAAATTTCGTGTGAGCAATCAATTTTCTGAAGCAAATGATATGGTTGGTTTTGAAAATTATAGGCATGTATGCCATAAATGGCATTACAAAATTACAAAg gCCATTGTGGTTTGTTTAGACTCTAAAGATTATGTGCAAATaagaaattcattaataatattaattaaaatattgccACATTTTCCTGTATTATCAAAACTTTCACAAATTTTGGAGCGTAAAGTtgataaagtaaaagaagaagaacgtggCCAACGTCAAGATTTACATATCCTAGCAACATCGTATAGCGGCCAATTAAAAGCTAGAACACCCTGTATGATACGCGAATCAGATTTTCATCATGTTGGCGATAAG GCGGGAAAAACACAGGATGCATCAAATAGTGACACAGTAGATAAAGTTAGTAATGGTATTACATCTAAAGAGATAAGTAATGGTGATACtagaacagaaaaagaaaacaaagatcaAAGGGAAAAACGTAATACAATGAACCAAGCACATCA CAGCGAAAGTTCTGAGAAACTTcggaaaaaggaggaaaataaAGACGGTGCagacggaaaagaaaaacatactaaaaaagaagaatcaaaaGAAGACGATGGCATTGACAAAAAAGATCGCAAATATTATAAG GAAGAACATTACTATAGCGGTGGTGTGGATAATTTAGATAGAGATCTTTCTAGTGTATCAAATAGTAGTGCCAGTTCAGGACCAACACCAGATGGAACAGATAGAG ATgccaaaagaagaaaacttgAAAGTATTCCAAAg GAAGGTAGGAGAACAGAGGGTAatcttgaaaaaaaggaacgttctagcaaaacaaaaatacgagatgaacaaaaagaacttcgcagagaaaaaaaattaggacGAAAGAgg GATCGAGCAGAAGAATCTGTGGTAACGATTGaacaaaaacgaagaaaagatgaTGAAAGAG CCAAAGGAGTACATCAAAATGGAGATGTAGCAGAACACAGAGAAAAACATCATTATAGCAAG GAAAAATCTCCATATACAAAGGAACGTACGCATGAACGCGAAGGACGAGAGAACAGAGACAAACA TAGGAGGAGTTCAGATCCCAAACGAAGATGA